A region of the Desulfobulbaceae bacterium genome:
GGTCAAGTTCCATGACCTTGCTCCACGCCCCAACAAAGTCGTGCAGGAACTTTTCCTGGGAGTCCGCACATCCGTAGACTTCAGCCAAGGCCCGGAGTTGGGAGTTAGAACCAAAGATGAGGTCGATACGGGTGCCGGTCCATTTGAGTTCGCCGCTCACACGATCTCGCCCCTCAAACACATCTTCATCGCCCGAGCTTGCCTGCCACGTTGTACTCATGTCGAGCAGATTCACGAAGAAATCATTGGTAAGCGTCCCTGGCCGCTTGGTGAAGACGCCATGCTTGGACTGTCCAAAGTTGGCGTTCAATACGCGCATACCGCCAACGAGAACCGTCATCTCAGGAGCGGTCAGCGTCATCAGTTGCGCCCGATCTACCAGTAGTTCCTCTGCCGATACGGCGAATTTGGATTTTTGGTAGTTGCGGAACCCGTCAGCTGCCGGTTTGAGTACGGCAAATGACTTCACGTCGGTTTGTTCCTGAGACGCATCCGTGCGTCCCGGCGTGAAGGGAACTGTTATCTCGTGACCCGCCTTCTTCGCAGCCTCCTCGACAGCAGCGCACCCACCCAGGACAATCACATCGGCAAGTGAAACCTTCTTCCCTCCGGATTGGGTATTGTTGTAATGGTGTTGTATTCCCTCCAGGGTCTTCAGCACAGTCGCCAGATGGTCAGGCTGGTTGACTTCCCAATCCTTCTGCGGGGCGAGACGAATGCGGGCCCCGTTGGCACCGCCACGCTTATCGGAGCCACGGAAGGTGGATGCCGAGGCCCAAGCAGTTGAGATCAGTTGCGGGATCGACAGGCCTGAGGCAAGTATCTTGCCCTTGAGCTCTGCGATGTCCTTCCCCTCGATCAACTTATGATCAAGCGCAGGGAGCGGGTCTTGCCATATCAGATCCTCTGCCGGGACCTCAGTGCCAAGATAACGGGAACGCGGACCCATGTCACGATGGGTCAGTTTGAACCACGCCCGGGCAAAAGCATCCGCGAATTCCTCGGGGTTCTGCAGATAGTGCCGCGCAATCGGCTCGTAGATTGGGTCGAAGCGCAACGAGAGGTCAGCCGTAGTCATCATCGGCCGGCTCTTCTTCGACGGGTCGTGCGCGTCTACTACCATGTCCTCATCAGCCACGTCCTTGGCCAGCCACTGATTCGCGCCCGCCGGGCTCTTCACCAACTCCCACTCGTACTTGAAAAGCACCTTCAAATAGCCGATATCCCACTTGATCGGGTTCGGCTTCCAGGCACCCTCGATCCCGCTGCTGATCGTATCGCCCCCTTTGCCGCTTCTGAAGCTGCTTTTCCAGCCGAACCCTTGCTCTTCAATGGGGGCGCCTTCAGGCTCAGGGCCCACATGCGAGGCAGGGCCGGCTCCGTGACATTTGCCAAACGTGTGCCCGCCCGCAACAAGCGCAACAGTCTCCTTGTCATTCATACCCATGCGTGCGAAAGTCTCTCGAACGTCGCGGCCGGAGGCAACCGGATCCGGCTTACCGTTCGGCCCTTCCGGGTTGACATAGATCAAGCCCATCTGCACGGCAGCGAGTGGATTTTCAAGGTTCCGTTCGCCGCTATAACGCTGGTCCCCAAGCCATTTGTCCTCCGCGCCCCAATAAATATCCTTTTCCGACTCCCAAACGTCCTCACGCCCTCCGGCGAAGCCGAATGTCGTAAAGCCCATGGATTCAAGGGCGCAGTTGCCGGCGAGGATCATCAGATCGGCCCAGGAAATTTTTCTGCCGTACTTCTGCTTGATCGGCCAAAGTAATCGTCGCGCCTTGTCGAGGTTTACATTGTCCGGCCAGCTGTTAAGCGGCGCAAGGCGTTGGGATCCGGACCCAGCCCCGCCGCGTCCGTCGCCCATACGATACGTGCCGGCGCTGTGCCACGCCATCCTGATAAAGAGACCCCCGTAATGACCCCAGTCAGCAGGCCACCAGTCTTGCGAGTCGGTCATTAACGCATACAGATCCTTCTTCACTGCAGCAAGGTCGAGTTTCTTAAATTCTTCTCTGTAGTCAAAATCCGCTCCCATCGGATTGGATTTGGCGGAATGCTGGTGCAGAATATCAAGGTTCAACAGCTTCGGCCACCAATCTCGGTTCGATGTGCCACCACCGGCGACTGGCTTACTGGTTCTGCCCGTTACTGGACACCTACTCTCCTCAGTCATAAAGTTTCCTCCTGTTGTTAAGTGAACAATTAAACATCATTACCTGGGGGTCATTGCGTTGGATGGCCCCCAGGTTGAGGTCGTCATCAGCTGCCACCTTGGAGCCCTGGCGGAAAGGCGGTCAGCCTAAATACCCTTGCTGGGTTTGAGTTCATTCTTAATGATTCTTGCGCTCAAACTAACCAGCATGGCTGGAGCATATCAGCCAGCCTTAACGAAGCATGAAAGTTGGTCATTTCAGCTCTCCGACCGCCAGAGACAACGACAGACTTTCATATAAACGATGCACCAGATAGCGGTTAGTGGTGCTGAGAGCAATGGACCAAATATAGTGCCCCGTCATCTCCTCTGTCAAGGAAAACCAGCTCTCAATTGCTATAATTCATAAAACAATACCAATTAAGTGACAGGACATTATTGAAAGTCAGAGATAAGCATTCAGCACGTACGCATGCGCCATCTGATCGAGAATTACGGAGCGATCCGTTGAAGGCGATGGAATACACCATTATGTCGATGAATCGTTCCCGGTCACGAT
Encoded here:
- the katG gene encoding catalase/peroxidase HPI; its protein translation is MTEESRCPVTGRTSKPVAGGGTSNRDWWPKLLNLDILHQHSAKSNPMGADFDYREEFKKLDLAAVKKDLYALMTDSQDWWPADWGHYGGLFIRMAWHSAGTYRMGDGRGGAGSGSQRLAPLNSWPDNVNLDKARRLLWPIKQKYGRKISWADLMILAGNCALESMGFTTFGFAGGREDVWESEKDIYWGAEDKWLGDQRYSGERNLENPLAAVQMGLIYVNPEGPNGKPDPVASGRDVRETFARMGMNDKETVALVAGGHTFGKCHGAGPASHVGPEPEGAPIEEQGFGWKSSFRSGKGGDTISSGIEGAWKPNPIKWDIGYLKVLFKYEWELVKSPAGANQWLAKDVADEDMVVDAHDPSKKSRPMMTTADLSLRFDPIYEPIARHYLQNPEEFADAFARAWFKLTHRDMGPRSRYLGTEVPAEDLIWQDPLPALDHKLIEGKDIAELKGKILASGLSIPQLISTAWASASTFRGSDKRGGANGARIRLAPQKDWEVNQPDHLATVLKTLEGIQHHYNNTQSGGKKVSLADVIVLGGCAAVEEAAKKAGHEITVPFTPGRTDASQEQTDVKSFAVLKPAADGFRNYQKSKFAVSAEELLVDRAQLMTLTAPEMTVLVGGMRVLNANFGQSKHGVFTKRPGTLTNDFFVNLLDMSTTWQASSGDEDVFEGRDRVSGELKWTGTRIDLIFGSNSQLRALAEVYGCADSQEKFLHDFVGAWSKVMELDRFDLA